From a region of the Cucumis sativus cultivar 9930 chromosome 6, Cucumber_9930_V3, whole genome shotgun sequence genome:
- the LOC101205672 gene encoding probable N-acetyltransferase HLS1 produces MIRKKDSMIVIREFDPSKDCIAVEDVERRCEVGPSGKLCLFTDLLGDPICRVRNSPAFLMLVAATADQNEIVGMIRGCIKTVTCGQKLSRSAIPNSDHQPPKHLPVYTKLAYILGLRVSPAHRRMGIGIKLVKKMEEWFRESGAEYSYIATEKDNVASVNLFTEKCEYSKFRTPAILVNPVFAHPVPLSKRVTILPLSRSDAEILYRRRFSTTEFFPRDIDAVLNNPLTLGTFLAIPRGTYTPHTWPGSDRFLVDPPQSWAVLSVWNCNDVFRLQVRGVSRLKRSFARTTRVLDKAFPWLRLPSVPELFSPFGLHFMYGLGGEGPDAERMLKALCGYAHNLAKEKGCGVVATEVSAGERLRTAIPHWKMLSCEEDLWCIKRLGEDFSDGSVGDWTKSPPGMSIFVDPREF; encoded by the exons atgataagaaagaaagattcCATGATAGTGATTAGAGAGTTCGATCCCAGTAAAGATTGTATAGCCGTTGAAGATGTAGAACGAAGATGTGAAGTCGGACCAAGCGGCAAACTCTGTCTTTTCACCGACCTCTTAGGTGACCCAATTTGCAGGGTCCGCAACTCCCCTGCTTTTCTTATGCTG GTGGCGGCGACCGCCGATCAAAACGAAATAGTGGGCATGATTAGAGGTTGTATCAAAACCGTTACATGCGGTCAAAAACTCTCTCGATCTGCTATCCCTAACTCCGATCATCAACCTCCCAAACACCTCCCTGTTTATACTAAACTCGCTTACATTTTAGGCCTTCGGGTTTCTCCTGCTCATCg AAGGATGGGAATTGGGATTAAGCTAGtaaagaaaatggaggaatGGTTCAGAGAGAGTGGTGCAGAGTATTCGTACATAGCGACGGAAAAGGACAACGTAGCTTCGGTTAATTTGTTCACTGAAAAATGCGAATACTCCAAGTTCCGTACACCGGCCATCCTTGTCAACCCTGTCTTTGCACATCCAGTCCCTTTGTCCAAACGCGTCACTATCCTTCCACTCTCACGCTCCGACGCCGAGATTCTGTATCGCCGTCGTTTCTCCACCACTGAGTTTTTCCCCCGCGATATTGACGCCGTTCTTAACAACCCCCTCACTCTCGGCACCTTCCTTGCTATCCCACGTGGCACTTACACCCCACACACCTGGCCCGGTTCAGACCGTTTCTTAGTCGACCCGCCCCAATCTTGGGCGGTTCTCAGCGTTTGGAACTGTAATGACGTGTTCAGGCTCCAAGTACGTGGAGTTTCACGCCTTAAGCGGAGTTTCGCTAGGACGACACGCGTTTTGGACAAGGCCTTTCCATGGCTTCGTCTCCCCTCCGTTCCGGAGCTTTTCTCGCCCTTTGGGTTGCATTTTATGTATGGTCTCGGCGGCGAAGGCCCCGATGCTGAGAGGATGTTGAAGGCTCTTTGTGGGTATGCGCATAATCTGGCGAAGGAGAAAGGGTGTGGAGTGGTGGCCACGGAGGTTTCCGCCGGAGAGCGGCTGAGAACCGCCATTCCGCACTGGAAAATGCTGTCGTGTGAGGAAGATCTTTGGTGTATTAAGCGGTTAGGTGAAGATTTCAGCGACGGCTCCGTGGGTGATTGGACTAAATCTCCGCCTGGCATGTCCATTTTCGTCGACCCTagagaattttga